A genome region from Tenebrio molitor chromosome 4, icTenMoli1.1, whole genome shotgun sequence includes the following:
- the Gld gene encoding glucose dehydrogenase [FAD, quinone]: protein MACNCPVTQPGPTLASTCGGAQYMLFMGLLEVFLRSQCDLEDPCGRPHNTPILPEYDFIVVGGGSAGSVVASRLSEIPEWNVLLIEAGLDEPTGTQVPSMFLNFIGSDIDWAYQTEPEPQACLGETEQRCYWPRGKVLGGTSVMNGMMYIRGSRKDYDDWAAAGNEGWSYNEVLPYFLKSEDNKQADAMDRGYHATGGLLTVSQFPYHPPLSQAILKAAQELGYPIRDLNGAYHTGFNIAQTTNRNGSRLSTAKAFLRPFKNRRNLHILMNSTVTRVLINTTTKQAYGVEVINNGVKQVVYSSKEVIVSGGAINSPQILLLSGVGPRMDLQQVNVPVVHELEGVGKNLHNHVAFFVNYNINDTNSAPLNWATAMEYLLFRDGLMSGTGISEVTGFINTKYSDPRLEHPDIQFFFGGFLANCARTGQVGERVDNNTRSIQIIPTVLHPKSRGFLKLKDNNPLSPPLIYANYFTHPDDMKVMIEGIKFALRLADSKALKRYGFQLDRTVVQGCESFAFGTDPYWECAAKRQTGPENHQAGSCKMGPASDPLAVVNPLLKVHGVDRLRVIDASVMPAVTTGNTNAPAIMIAEKGSDLIKAKWLTPQAGFFYTNMPNQRIDRQWGSW, encoded by the exons ATGGCTTGCAACTGCCCCGTGACCCAGCCCGGCCCCACGCTGGCCTCCACTTGCGGCGGGGCGCAGTACATGCTCTTCATGGGCCTGCTGGAGGTGTTCCTGCGTTCGCAGTGCGACCTGGAGGACCCCTGCGGCCGCCCCCACAACACGCCGATCCTCCCCGAGTACGACTTCATCGTGGTCGGCGGGGGCAGCGCCGGCTCGGTGGTGGCCAGCCGCCTCTCCGAAATCCCCGAGTGGAACGTTCTTCTGATCGAAGCGGGGCTCGACGAGCCCACCGGCACCCAGGTCCCATCAATGTTCCTCAACTTCATCGGTTCGGACATCGACTGGGCCTACCAGACCGAGCCGGAGCCCCAGGCGTGCCTGGGGGAGACCGAGCAGCGCTGCTATTGGCCGAGGGGCAAAGTGCTGGGCGGGACTTCAGTGATGAACGGGATGATGTACATCAGAGGGTCGCGCAAGGACTACGACGATTGGGCGGCTGCCGGGAACGAGGGGTGGAGCTACAACGAGGTGCTGCCCTATTTTCTCAAGAGCGAGGACAACAAGCAGGCGGACGCGATGGACAGGGGGTACCACGCCACCGGGGGGCTGCTGACGGTGTCGCAGTTCCCCTACCACCCACCCTTGTCGCAAGCGATTCTCAAAGCGGCGCAAGAACTGGGATATCCAATCAGGGATCTGAACGGGGCGTACCACACAGGGTTCAATATTGCCCAAACGACCAATAGGAACGGGTCCAGGCTGAGCACTGCCAAGGCGTTCCTCCGCCCCTTCAAGAATCGACGAAACTTGCACATTTTGATGAACTCGACTGTCACAAGAGTCTTGATCAACACCACCACCAAGCAAGCCTACGGAGTTGAAGTGATCAACAACGGAGTCAAACAAGTGGTCTATTCCAGCAAAGAGGTTATAGTATCCGGGG GAGCTATAAACTCTCCCCAGATCCTCCTTTTGAGCGGAGTAGGTCCTCGCATGGACCTCCAACAAGTCAACGTCCCAGTAGTCCACGAGTTAGAAGGCGTGGGAAAAAATCTGCACAACCACGTCGCGTTTTTCGTCAATTATAACATAAACGACACCAACAGCGCCCCATTGAATTGGGCCACAGCGATGGAGTACCTCTTGTTCAGAGACGGGTTGATGAGTGGTACCG GTATCTCCGAAGTGACAGGTTTCATCAATACCAAGTACAGCGACCCCAGATTGGAGCACCCCGACATCCAGTTCTTCTTTGGTGGTTTCTTGGCCAACTGCGCCAGGACCGGCCAAGTCGGGGAACGCGTCGACAACAACACCAgatcgatccagatcattcCGACGGTTTTGCACCCCAAAAGCCGCGGCTTCCTCAAGCTGAAGGACAACAACCCCCTCAGTCCTCCCTTGATCTACGCCAACTACTTCACGCATCCTGACGACATGAAGGTCATGATCGAGGGGATCAAATTCGCGTTGCGACTGGCCGACAGCAAGG CGCTGAAACGCTACGGGTTCCAGCTGGACCGCACGGTGGTCCAAGGGTGCGAGAGCTTCGCTTTTGGTACTGACCCGTACTGGGAGTGCGCGGCTAAGCGCCAGACGGGACCGGAGAACCACCAAGCCGGCAGCTGCAAGATGGGTCCTGCCAGCGACCCGCTGGCGGTGGTCAACCCTCTGCTCAAGGTCCACGGGGTGGACAGGCTGAGGGTGATCGACGCGAGCGTCATGCCGGCGGTCACAACCGGAAACACCAACGCTCCGGCGATCATGATCGCCGAAAAAGGGAGCGATTTGATCAAGGCGAAGTGGTTGACGCCCCAGGCGGGGTTCTTCTACACGAACATGCCCAATCAGAGGATAGATAGGCAGTGGGGGTCGTGGTAG